A stretch of Pelagicoccus sp. SDUM812003 DNA encodes these proteins:
- a CDS encoding two-component regulator propeller domain-containing protein translates to MPRWFSIWFVMALTLNGAFGFDETKRFARLGVEDGLSQSWVQTINQDENGFMWFGTKDGLNRYDGREFRIYSPETANARGLGNGSINDIYVDPKGILWVCTLAGVYRYDSAKDWFARFAPMGEETVGSMLKSSTGELWFCTPNGLWRIDGKGQRLFVHDAENQRSLSSNIVWRVHEDRLGRIWVGTQLGVSVYLPQEDVFVRIRDAEGNESLLSESQVETIMEDPWGTVWIGAREGLFRCESGSRAFEDARFVREGSVHRLMLDRENRVWIGHGQGLGIEVSDLEVFRDEERSKELYRWDQYDPSSISGNSIESIFQDVDGHVWIGTYSNGLSFYSPRNDIFVTTRPTGLSPNKETSDQVNAILVESEQLWLGTEMGLLRQDSESGEVVHYLADESDPRSLGGNAVYSIFRDTRGYLWVGAWDGGLSRYDPNTDDFEVFRHDPEDTGSLSGDNVFTIFEDSERRLWVGTVGAGLNRFHYDTKRFESITHIPADPKSLNSAFINDIAQTADGMLWISLYSGLDRLDPETWEVAHFSHTGEPIGRNNGDLEVVFVDSRDQIWLGTEVGLFKFDPVSGSHTRFTTRHGLPNNSIRSISEDERGNLWMTTNKGLSKFVNGIAAEEDPHFISFGRSDGLGGVEFVKRSSFVADSGEIYVGSTQGLTRFKPDQMAVDESFPKVLLTNLYVLNRRILPNDSAVDLPVQPFLLRELDLEYGHPVIGFGFSALSYPKSKDIEYRYLLDGYDQEWRSSKGDDQAIYTRVDPGKYVFRVKSTNRDGIWSDSETRLAVNILPPWWMTPWFRSLIAISVALVFVGIYKARTYALKRSGIQLAEKVADRTRELASAKEELAAQNKELMRHREHLEDLIEERTGALLRAKEKAEESDQLKSAFLANMSHEIRTPLNAIMGFSNLIAMEARGNGEYEEFSDRIRENTEMLAQLLDDIIDLSMIESDQLDVFPEPLEARRFFEEMCFEFVQIVESRTQGKVAFAADCRLPEEVDLLFETDRVRLRQILTNFVTNACKFTESGSISLIARFERSINRVLFSIKDTGIGIAEEEQQAVFRRFYKLADSDNNRPKVRGTGLGLAISQRLADQLGYTLDLESQKGLGSTFTVGISLVKVKEQANDRKGPRREEPRIVELDLTGKSILIAEDVDSNYQVVERFLAPTNAKLYRGADGQQALDLFRKKESQIDLLLLDIAMPVMDGYRALEEIRKHAPGIPAVALTAHALMSDRESLRLAGFDDCVTKPINHRYFLETVRKHLLEREDWRATAV, encoded by the coding sequence ATGCCCCGCTGGTTTTCCATCTGGTTCGTTATGGCGCTGACGCTCAATGGAGCGTTCGGTTTCGACGAAACCAAGCGCTTCGCCCGCCTCGGCGTCGAAGATGGCCTCTCCCAGAGCTGGGTGCAAACCATCAACCAGGACGAGAACGGCTTTATGTGGTTTGGGACCAAGGATGGCTTGAATCGCTACGACGGTCGGGAGTTTCGGATCTACAGCCCAGAGACGGCGAACGCGCGAGGTCTCGGCAACGGGTCGATCAACGACATCTACGTGGACCCCAAGGGCATCCTCTGGGTCTGCACGCTGGCGGGCGTCTACCGCTACGACAGCGCCAAGGACTGGTTCGCCCGCTTCGCGCCGATGGGTGAGGAAACGGTGGGCAGCATGTTGAAATCGAGCACCGGCGAGCTTTGGTTTTGCACGCCAAATGGGCTTTGGCGAATCGACGGAAAAGGGCAGAGGCTCTTCGTTCACGACGCGGAGAATCAGCGCAGCCTCAGCAGCAACATCGTTTGGCGGGTCCACGAAGATCGTCTGGGTCGCATCTGGGTCGGCACGCAGCTCGGCGTTTCGGTCTACCTGCCGCAAGAGGATGTCTTCGTGCGCATTCGGGATGCCGAAGGCAATGAAAGCCTGCTGAGCGAGTCGCAGGTCGAGACGATCATGGAGGATCCTTGGGGCACGGTCTGGATAGGAGCCCGGGAAGGGCTTTTTCGCTGCGAATCCGGCAGTCGCGCTTTCGAAGACGCCCGTTTTGTTCGAGAAGGCAGCGTGCATCGCTTGATGCTGGACCGTGAAAACCGCGTGTGGATCGGCCATGGCCAGGGCCTAGGTATCGAAGTCAGCGATTTGGAGGTGTTTCGCGATGAAGAGCGATCCAAGGAGCTGTATCGGTGGGACCAATACGACCCTTCGAGCATAAGCGGCAACAGTATCGAATCGATCTTTCAGGACGTGGATGGCCATGTTTGGATTGGGACCTATTCCAATGGGTTGAGCTTCTATTCGCCGCGCAACGATATTTTCGTGACCACTAGACCGACGGGGCTGTCTCCGAACAAGGAAACCAGCGACCAGGTGAACGCGATTCTCGTCGAATCCGAGCAACTGTGGCTGGGTACGGAAATGGGGCTGCTGCGCCAGGACTCGGAGTCGGGCGAGGTCGTTCACTATCTCGCGGACGAGTCGGATCCGCGTTCGCTCGGTGGCAATGCTGTGTATTCGATCTTTCGAGACACAAGGGGATACCTTTGGGTGGGCGCTTGGGATGGAGGGTTGAGCCGCTATGACCCGAACACGGACGATTTCGAAGTCTTTCGTCATGATCCGGAGGATACGGGCAGCTTGAGCGGCGACAACGTGTTCACCATATTCGAGGACAGCGAGCGGCGGCTTTGGGTCGGAACGGTCGGCGCGGGCCTGAATCGTTTCCATTACGACACCAAACGGTTCGAAAGCATCACTCATATCCCCGCCGACCCCAAATCGCTCAACAGCGCCTTCATAAACGATATCGCGCAAACTGCCGATGGGATGCTCTGGATATCATTGTACTCCGGTCTGGATCGTCTGGATCCGGAGACTTGGGAGGTCGCTCATTTCAGCCACACTGGGGAGCCTATCGGACGCAACAACGGTGATTTGGAGGTGGTCTTCGTGGACAGTCGTGACCAGATCTGGCTCGGCACGGAGGTGGGGCTATTCAAGTTCGATCCGGTGAGTGGGTCGCACACCCGCTTCACCACTCGCCACGGACTGCCAAACAATTCCATCCGTTCGATTTCGGAGGACGAGCGTGGAAACCTTTGGATGACCACGAACAAGGGGCTCAGCAAATTCGTGAACGGGATCGCTGCCGAGGAGGATCCGCATTTCATCAGTTTCGGCCGGAGCGATGGCTTGGGAGGCGTCGAGTTCGTCAAGCGCTCTAGCTTCGTCGCCGACTCTGGAGAAATTTACGTCGGAAGCACTCAAGGGCTCACTCGATTCAAGCCCGATCAGATGGCGGTAGACGAGAGTTTTCCCAAGGTGCTTTTGACGAATCTCTACGTTCTCAATCGTCGGATCCTTCCGAACGACTCGGCGGTCGACCTGCCTGTCCAGCCCTTTCTTCTCAGAGAGCTTGACTTGGAGTATGGGCATCCCGTCATCGGATTCGGCTTCTCGGCGCTGTCGTATCCGAAAAGCAAGGACATAGAGTACAGGTATCTGCTTGATGGGTACGATCAGGAATGGCGATCGAGCAAGGGCGACGACCAAGCTATCTACACCCGCGTCGATCCGGGGAAATACGTTTTTCGCGTCAAGTCCACCAACCGCGATGGGATCTGGTCCGATTCGGAAACGCGGCTTGCGGTCAATATCCTGCCGCCTTGGTGGATGACGCCTTGGTTCCGATCGCTGATCGCGATTTCGGTCGCTCTGGTTTTCGTCGGCATCTACAAGGCGCGCACTTACGCCCTGAAGCGGTCGGGTATCCAGCTTGCCGAGAAGGTGGCCGATCGAACCAGGGAGCTCGCTTCGGCCAAGGAGGAGCTGGCGGCCCAGAACAAGGAGCTAATGCGGCATCGCGAGCATTTGGAGGACCTGATCGAGGAGCGCACCGGCGCTTTGCTGCGAGCCAAGGAGAAGGCGGAGGAATCGGACCAGTTGAAATCCGCGTTTCTCGCCAACATGTCGCACGAGATCCGCACGCCCCTCAACGCGATCATGGGATTCTCAAACCTCATCGCCATGGAGGCGCGCGGCAATGGCGAGTACGAGGAGTTCAGCGACCGGATTCGAGAAAACACGGAGATGCTGGCCCAGCTGCTGGACGACATCATCGATCTTTCCATGATCGAATCGGATCAGCTCGATGTCTTTCCGGAGCCGCTGGAGGCGAGGCGTTTCTTCGAGGAGATGTGTTTCGAGTTTGTGCAAATCGTGGAGAGCCGGACTCAGGGCAAGGTAGCGTTCGCGGCGGACTGTCGGCTGCCGGAAGAGGTCGATCTGCTCTTCGAGACCGATCGCGTTCGCTTGCGACAGATCCTGACCAACTTCGTCACCAACGCCTGCAAGTTCACCGAATCGGGCTCCATTTCGTTGATCGCGCGATTCGAGAGGTCGATCAATCGAGTGCTGTTTTCCATCAAGGACACCGGAATCGGCATCGCCGAGGAGGAGCAGCAGGCGGTCTTTCGCCGGTTCTACAAGCTCGCTGATAGCGACAACAACCGGCCGAAGGTGCGTGGTACGGGCTTGGGGCTGGCGATCAGTCAGCGTCTGGCGGATCAGCTCGGCTACACGCTCGATCTCGAGTCCCAAAAGGGACTGGGCTCCACCTTCACCGTCGGCATTTCGCTCGTGAAGGTGAAGGAGCAGGCGAACGATCGAAAGGGACCGCGCCGCGAGGAGCCTCGCATCGTGGAGTTGGACCTGACGGGGAAATCCATCCTGATCGCGGAGGACGTGGATAGCAACTACCAGGTGGTCGAACGCTTTCTCGCTCCGACCAATGCCAAGCTCTATCGCGGTGCGGACGGGCAGCAGGCCCTCGACTTGTTTCGAAAGAAGGAATCGCAGATCGATCTGCTGCTGCTCGACATCGCCATGCCGGTGATGGACGGGTATCGGGCCCTGGAAGAGATCCGCAAGCATGCGCCTGGCATTCCCGCGGTCGCCCTGACCGCCCACGCCTTGATGAGCGACCGCGAATCCCTACGTCTCGCTGGATTCGACGACTGCGTGACCAAGCCGATCAATCACCGCTACTTTCTGGAGACGGTGCGCAAGCATCTTCTGGAACGCGAGGACTGGCGCGCTACTGCCGTCTGA
- a CDS encoding HAMP domain-containing sensor histidine kinase, with translation MSKPFQYKLDEPEQEATFRSSRLAQDKRQLTLICCLAGALMCVFLPLDYLYMRAQEGLVPVLAARVMGIAAIVVCIALVRRSKDGRSLDRSVFACELLVIAHIALINEFQHADPISIAAWDIVVIFALYILIPVRFGYQVACAWALTAGSFYTWIAHTAPSLEWVESLATPLAYLGANLFGALFSLNLNRVLRHEFQLLKTERALKSDLQQTNASLQESIGTRNRLFSVLAHDLRSTIGALGSIGRLLNSKTPRSEEERQNLLDLLCVGSKSSYDVLDNLLQWALSETGSIAPNLQPVPLEQAIQNSIDFLSVSASQKNIELRDESFQSLAAQADPQMLDTILRNLISNAIKFTHRGGSVSITQQQHDAQTATIIVEDNGVGIASKQLENLFQLDYGQVSVGTAGEKGSSLGLRICAEFAAKQGGRLWAESEAGRGSRFYLSLPLAGTA, from the coding sequence ATGTCAAAACCGTTCCAGTACAAGCTCGACGAGCCTGAGCAGGAAGCAACCTTTCGCTCCTCGCGACTAGCTCAAGACAAGCGACAGCTGACACTCATATGCTGTCTCGCAGGCGCGCTGATGTGCGTTTTCCTGCCTTTGGACTACTTGTACATGCGGGCTCAGGAGGGACTGGTCCCCGTGCTGGCGGCGCGGGTGATGGGCATCGCCGCCATAGTCGTCTGCATAGCGCTCGTGCGCAGATCGAAAGACGGGCGGTCCTTGGACCGATCCGTTTTCGCCTGCGAGCTGCTCGTCATCGCCCACATCGCCCTCATCAACGAGTTCCAACACGCCGATCCCATCTCGATCGCCGCCTGGGATATCGTGGTCATCTTCGCTCTCTACATCCTCATCCCCGTCCGATTCGGATATCAGGTCGCCTGCGCTTGGGCCCTGACCGCTGGCAGCTTCTACACCTGGATCGCTCACACCGCTCCGTCCCTCGAATGGGTGGAGAGCCTGGCGACTCCGCTTGCCTACCTTGGGGCCAACCTCTTTGGAGCCCTCTTCTCCCTGAATCTCAACCGCGTGCTGCGCCATGAGTTTCAGCTTCTGAAAACGGAACGCGCCCTGAAGTCGGACCTGCAGCAAACCAACGCGTCCCTGCAGGAAAGCATCGGGACCCGGAACCGGCTGTTTTCCGTGCTGGCCCACGACCTGCGCAGCACCATCGGAGCCCTTGGCTCGATCGGCAGGCTGCTCAATTCCAAGACGCCTCGATCGGAAGAAGAGCGCCAAAACCTGCTCGACCTGCTGTGCGTCGGATCGAAATCGAGCTACGACGTTCTCGACAATCTGCTGCAATGGGCCCTCTCCGAAACTGGAAGCATCGCTCCCAACCTGCAACCCGTGCCGCTCGAGCAAGCCATCCAGAACAGCATCGATTTCCTTTCCGTCTCAGCTTCTCAGAAGAACATCGAATTGAGGGACGAGAGTTTCCAATCCCTTGCCGCCCAGGCCGATCCCCAAATGCTCGACACCATATTGAGGAACCTCATTTCGAACGCCATCAAGTTCACCCACCGTGGAGGTTCCGTCAGCATCACGCAACAGCAGCACGACGCCCAAACCGCCACCATCATCGTCGAGGACAACGGAGTGGGCATCGCCTCGAAGCAACTGGAGAACCTCTTCCAGCTGGACTACGGGCAAGTGTCCGTAGGCACCGCCGGGGAAAAGGGCTCCTCACTTGGCCTTCGCATCTGCGCCGAGTTCGCCGCCAAACAAGGCGGACGCCTTTGGGCGGAGAGCGAAGCCGGGCGCGGGAGCCGCTTCTACCTTTCGCTACCGCTCGCTGGTACCGCCTAG